A genomic region of Branchiostoma lanceolatum isolate klBraLanc5 chromosome 4, klBraLanc5.hap2, whole genome shotgun sequence contains the following coding sequences:
- the LOC136433136 gene encoding collagen alpha-1(I) chain-like — protein sequence MDALVQYDSSSSDEEEGRPPSAARQAKSAKRASSKSGGKKAKVAAAEVSQNANVQVQNPAGYSNDWQAMGYAQQGYGQTWPQGYDYSQYAQAYGQWGDYQQWANYYAGYGQQQQYGTQASMQPPPVPQPTSSVGQSTTTASSTSDVTPQPPPPSGPPSEKPPLPTGAPPAQLTSASTTGQQSEAKTPASQSQTTSATSSGVDSQVSTAGQGQAGSQDTSSGQASMDPNMMWNNMWNYQQYDPQAWSQYYAGQGYQDPNMAMGQWGQWGQQWQNWQQQQQQQGTADQTGQQKQQQTQQQGGYQATSQAATSDTGQKPPPQGPPPQGPPPHGPPPGLNGQDQWQRPDWQQTWHPGQMGQRPPGPMDQGPRMRMRHMGPMDHGQRPRHRGPMDGPRHRHPPPMGQGPRMRHPGPMEHGPRGPRGPMEPGQRPRHHGPMDQRPRHPGGMDQRPRHRHPGPMDFGQRPRYPGGMDQRPRHPPPMDKAQQPRFPGSADQGPRPMEQGQRPRNPGAMDQGPRPRFPGPMDQSQRPRHPSPQGPRGRAPNTGEGKDSRWSGQPWQRDNRRPKDQDDQEEDQESDKPQKKQEPATEEKSKPALSLSERLKMIAESKTPHTASSSHLASRATPSEKDKKKGTDEKGNANYVPLGFNKLQQMSQGGDDGREGRGPRGERGGRGDRGGSGGRGGRDDRGGRRSRFGQDDEPRGSSWGRDRNQPSYRSGRDGRPDREGRDRDSRSDRDGRPSRFSHDSRDRQGDSQQERRGSRFSDGPPSHGEQSKPGGEGNARSNTDGKQSRWETPRSTGTNEPQNQPKSRTKWGSETTDGKKGPSNTLLPDPAGPPGGGGGSHQGNPPSLFDIQVQPSSNLRQGQGQAGQQQWGQRAEQESNPPGPRGSPSAGPRGPSPSGPRGPSPSGPRGPPPPGPRGPPPPQFQGHHQGNWSQQNFGSPEGQGGGMKRESSNDSQFSPSEGGPGIRPYMPKRARLEPDGSPSNPSPAGMVLQDTTMAVAQDIFEPYPKIVFALGKAVQSKIPEKRLVDLQGHTGPVNTVEWCKADCSHLLLSSSMDRTVRVWDAIGDAKCVRTLTNHRAGVKMAAWTTDKKVLSCSFDKTAQLTDPQTGQTVTTFPHSNFVTVVRVHPQEHNLFLTGSTDIIQAWDSRTGKAVRDFKCKFGSVLDLAFFPSGKSFISSADVVARDSADKTIMVWDFNSGSKLSNQIFHERYSCPSVAVHPSEPNFIAQTNGDYIALFSTSRPYAMDKTVRFEGHKVQGYRIGCEFTPDGQMIVTGSGDGKVHFFNYYSGETARELNVYTNPCTDVKSHPVLSSTLATCSWGGQVSVWQ from the exons ATGGACGCGCTGGTACAGTACGATAGCTCTAGTTCAGACGAGGAGGAGGGGCGGCCACCTTCCGCGGCAAGACAAGCAAAATCTGCAAAGCGAGCTTCCTCCAAGTCTGGCGGGAAGAAGGCCAAAGTGGCGGCAGCAGAGGTCAGCCAGAACGCCAATGTCCAGGTTCAGAATCCGGCAGGATATTCCAATGATTGGCAGGCAATGGGTTACGCCCAGCAAGGCTATGGGCAGACTTGGCCGCAAGGCTACGACTATAGTCAGTATGCACAGGCCTACGGACAATGGGGAGACTATCAACAGTGGGCGAACTACTATGCTGGGTACGGACAGCAGCAACAGTACGGTACACAGGCATCCATGCAGCCACCTCCAGTTCCACAACCCACCAGTTCAGTTGGACAATCTACCACTACTGCATCATCAACCTCAGACGTGACACCCCAGCCCCCTCCACCCTCAGGACCCCCCTCAGAGAAACCCCCCCTTCCAACTGGTGCACCGCCAGCACAACTGACCTCAGCCTCTACCACCGGCCAACAATCGGAGGCAAAGACTCCAGCGTCTCAATCACAAACCACCTCTGCAACATCGTCTGGTGTGGATTCTCAGGTTAGCACGGCCGGGCAGGGGCAGGCTGGCTCACAGGACACCAGCTCTGGCCAGGCAAGCATGGATCCCAACATGATGTGGAACAACATGTGGAACTACCAGCAGTATGATCCACAAGCATGGAGCCAATATTATGCCGGGCAGGGGTATCAGGACCCTAACATGGCAATGGGTCAGTGGGGCCAATGGGGCCAACAATGGCAGAActggcagcagcagcagcaacagcaaggTACTGCTGACCAGACTggacaacagaaacaacaacaaacccagCAACAAGGAGGCTATCAGGCTACGTCTCAAGCAGCAACTAGCGACACAGGACAGAAGCCACCTCCTCAGGGGCCACCGCCTCAAGGACCACCACCACATGGCCCGCCACCCGGACTGAATGGTCAGGATCAATGGCAAAGGCCAGATTGGCAGCAAACCTGGCACCCTGGCCAGATGGGCCAACGGCCACCTGGCCCCATGGACCAGGGACCAAGAATGAGGATGAGGCACATGGGCCCAATGGATCATGGACAGCGGCCACGTCATCGTGGCCCCATGGATGGCCCAAGACATCGTCATCCACCACCGATGGGCCAGGGACCTCGGATGAGGCATCCAGGGCCAATGGAGCATGGGCCACGGGGCCCGCGAGGGCCAATGGAACCCGGGCAAAGGCCAAGACATCACGGACCCATGGACCAGAGACCAAGACATCCTGGCGGAATGGATCAAAGACCACGGCACAGGCATCCTGGTCCAATGGATTTTGGACAACGGCCACGGTATCCTGGAGGTATGGACCAGCGACCTCGCCACCCCCCACCGATGGATAAAGCACAACAGCCGCGGTTTCCAGGTTCAGCAGATCAAGGTCCTCGTCCCATGGAGCAGGGGCAGCGGCCACGGAACCCTGGTGCAATGGATCAGGGACCAAGACCAAGGTTCCCTGGACCAATGGATCAAAGCCAGAGGCCACGACACCCAAGCCCACAGGGTCCAAGGGGAAGAGCTCCCAATACAGGGGAAGGGAAGGATAGCAGATGGAGTGGACAGCCTTGGCAGAGAGATAATCGTCGGCCCAAAGATCAGGATGATCAAGAGGAGGATCAGGAGTCAGACAAGCCTCAAAAGAAGCAAGAGCCAGCTACTGAGGAGAAATCAAAACCTGCACTTAGCTTGTCAGAGAGGCTAAAGATGATTGCAGAGTCCAAGACTCCACACACTGCTTCATCTAGTCACCTAGCTTCGAGGGCTACGCCATCAgagaaagacaaaaagaaagGTACAGACGAAAAGGGAAATGCAAACTATGTACCTTTAGGATTCAACAAATTGCAGCAGATGTCACAAGGCGGTGATGATGGCAGGGAAGGAAGAGGACCAAGAGGTGAACGTGGAGGTCGCGGGGACAGGGGTGGATCAGGTGGCAGGGGAGGGAGGGACGACCGAGGGGGAAGGAGGAGCAGGTTTGGACAAGACGATGAGCCAAGGGGGTCATCATGGGGTCGAGATAGAAACCAGCCCTCATACAGGTCTGGCAGAGATGGCAGGCCAGACAGGGAAGGAAGAGATCGAGACAGCAGGTCAGACAGAGATGGCCGACCCAGCAGGTTTAGCCACGACTCCAGGGATAGACAGGGTGACAGCCAGCAGGAGAGAAGAGGGAGTAGGTTTTCTGATGGCCCACCTTCACATGGGGAGCAGAGCAAACCTGGTGGGGAGGGAAATGCGAGGTCAAACACGGATGGAAAGCAAAGTCGCTGGGAAACCCCCCGTAGCACAGGCACAAATGAGCCCCAGAACCAACCCAAGTCCAGGACAAAATGGGGATCAGAAACCACGGATGGCAAGAAGGGCCCTTCTAATACACTGCTCCCGGATCCTGCAGGCCcaccaggaggaggaggaggcagtCACCAAGGCAACCCTCCATCACTGTTTGACATCCAAGTTCAACCTTCATCCAATCTCCGGCAAGGCCAGGGCCAAGCTGGCCAGCAGCAGTGGGGACAGAGAGCAGAGCAGGAATCCAATCCCCCCGGCCCAAGAGGATCCCCGTCTGCAGGGCCAAGGGGACCCTCTCCTTCAGGGCCAAGGGGACCCTCTCCTTCAGGGCCAAGAGGACCTCCTCCCCCTGGACCAAGAGGTCCACCACCCCCTCAGTTTCAGGGACATCACCAAGGGAACTGGTCACAGCAGAACTTTGGGTCCCCTGAGGGACAGGGCGGTGGAATGAAGAGAGAATCCTCGAATGACTCCCAATTCTCTCCATCTGAAGGAGGACCTGGCATCCGTCCCTACATGCCCAAACGTGCCAGGCTAGAGCCGGACGGGTCGCCTAGCAACCCCAGCCCCGCCGGAATGGTGCTACAAGACACCACCATGGCTGTAGCACAGGATATATTTGAACCATACCCAAAAATTGTGTTTGCCCTGGGGAAGGCTGTGCAAAGCAAGATTCCTGAGAAAAGACTTGTTGATCTGCAGGGCCACACAGGCCCAGTGAACACTGTGGAGTGGTGCAAGGCCGACTGTAGCCATCTTCTCCTGTCTTCCTCCATGGACAG GACTGTCAGAGTCTGGGATGCCATTGGAGACGCCAAGTGTGTCCGAACTCTGACTAATCACAGGGCAGGAGTAAAGATGGCTGCGTGGACTACAGACAAGAAAGTGTTGAGCTGCAGCTTTGACAAGACGGCTCAGCTCACAGATCCTCAGACAG GTCAGACTGTGACGACATTCCCCCATTCCAACTTCGTGACTGTTGTTCGAGTCCATCCCCAGGAACACAACCTGTTCCTGACTGGGTCCACAGACATCATACAGGCTTGGGACAGCAGGACAGGCAAG GCTGTTCGGGATTTTAAATGCAAATTTGGTTCTGTTCTGGACTTGGCGTTCTTCCCGAGCGGGAAATCGTTCATCAGCAGTGCCGATGTTGTAGCAAGAGACTCCGCCGACAAGACGATCATGGTGTGGGACTTCAACTCTGGGTCTAAGCTGTCCAACCAGATATTTCAT GAGCGATACAGCTGCCCTTCTGTGGCTGTCCATCCCTCAGAGCCAAACTTCATCGCCCAGACCAATGGAGACTACATCGCCCTCTTCTCCACATCTCGCCCATATGCCATGGACAAGACTGTCCGTTTTGAAGGACACAAG GTTCAAGGGTATCGGATCGGCTGCGAGTTTACCCCAGATGGACAGATGATCGTGACTGGCAGCGGTGACGGGAAGGTGCACTTCTTCAACTACTACTCGGGAGAGACTGCACGCGAGCTGAACGTGTACACAAACCCGTGCACAGATGTGAAGtcccaccctgtcctgagcagCACCCTGGCTACCTGTAGCTGGGGCGGGCAGGTCTCTGTCTGGCAGTAA
- the LOC136433144 gene encoding tryptophan--tRNA ligase, cytoplasmic-like, with amino-acid sequence MAEEGAVPGVENLKLQDGQNPPEEETEDQLITPWEVTSGSQKGVNYDKLIAQFGSTKIEQDLIDRIVRVTGKPAHHLLTRGMIFSHRDVNLILDAYEKGKPFFLYTGRGPSSEAMHVGHLIPFMITKWLQDIFDVPLVIQLTDDEKFLWKDLSAEEARRLANENAKDIIALGFDVDKTFIFSDMDYIGSSPDFYRTMLKVQKCVTFNQVKGIFGFGDSTCIGKISFPSIQAAPSFSSSFPQIFGGRKDIQCLIPCAIDQDPYFRMTRDVAPRLGFPKPALLHTTFLPALQGAMTKMSASDAVSSLYLTDTNAQIKKKINKYAFSGGQATVEEHRRLGGNVDVDVSYMYLTFFMEDDDKLKQIREDYSSGKMLTGELKKELIGILQKVVSEHIERRKQVTDETVKEFMTPRKLKYNY; translated from the exons ATGGCAGAGGAGGGGGCAGTTCCGGGTGTGGAGAACCTGAAGCTTCAGGATGGACAGAACCCGCCAGAGGAGGAGACTGAAGATCAGCTCATCACTCCGTGGGAAGTGACGTCAGGAAGCCAAAAAGGCGTGAACTATGACAAGCTAATCG CCCAGTTTGGGAGCACGAAGATTGAGCAGGACCTAATTGACAGGATTGTGAGAGTGACAGGAAAGCCGGCCCACCATCTACTCACTAGAGGCATGATATTTTCACACAG GGACGTCAACCTGATCCTAGATGCCTACGAAAAAGGGAAGCCATTTTTCCTGTACACAGGCAGAGGACCATCGTCAGAGGCCATGCATGTGGGACATCTCATTCCCTTCATGATTACCAA GTGGTTACAGGACATTTTTGACGTTCCCCTGGTGATCCAGCTGACTGATGATGAGAAGTTTCTGTGGAAGGACCTGTCGGCGGAGGAGGCCAGGAGACTGGCCAACGAGAATGCCAAGGATATCATCGCCCTGGGCTTTGACGTCGACAAGACCTTCATTTTCTCAGACATGGACTACATCGG GTCTTCACCAGATTTCTACCGAACCATGTTGAAAGTTCAGAAATGTGTCACCTTCAACCAAGTCAAGGGAATCTTTGGCTTTGGGGACAGCACATGTATAG GAAAGATCAGTTTCCCATCCATCCAGGCTGCCCCGTCCTTCAGCTCATCCTTCCCACAGATCTTTGGAGGAAGAAAAGATATCCAGTGTCTCATTCCATGTGCCATTGACCAG GACCCGTACTTCAGAATGACCCGTGACGTGGCGCCCCGTCTGGGCTTCCCCAAGCCTGCTCTGCTCCACACCACGTTCCTGCCTGCTCTGCAGGGGGCCATGACCAAGATGAGCGCCAGCGATGCTGTCTCCTCCCTGTACCTAACAGATACAAATGCACAGATCAAGAAGAAG ATCAACAAGTATGCGTTCTCGGGAGGGCAGGCGACAGTGGAGGAGCACCGCAGACTGGGAGGGAACGTGGATGTGGACgtgtcctacatgtacctgacctTCTTCATGGAGGACGATGACAAACTGAAGCAGATCAGAGAG GATTACTCCAGTGGCAAAATGCTAACAGGAGAACTGAAGAAAGAACTGATTGGAATCCTGCAAAAAGTTGTGTCTGAACACATAGAGAGGAGAAAACAGGTCACTGATGAAACTGTCAAGGAGTTTATGACACCAAGGAAGTTGAAGTATAATTATTGA
- the LOC136433137 gene encoding micronuclear linker histone polyprotein-like yields the protein MLFYQVSDDPPGQAAGMAEKCKTCGCNCGGQGAKYREQAEEIRKRMVYSSHRIEVMESEFLEIRENLEDELNDTAEELQSLKDKFYRLERSHKSLQRVNQDLEEKLLSMAAQSERTKASLNRDILEMTEKLMNTRLALNQLEESNDRYRKECNLAAQLLQCNPHNFVSPKFSSLPPELQERLQQHMEQVTKNHRKAKASQSAPGAPEDAVVPTAVLAEVLQKPHPVRTVRGVGARREKILFDACVQTNPEDIDQGQGKVIKAKPLRFTAYGVDMGNTSLREDTKTTETGKPTGEWRPIRLTEGQAAAKETPKVRAFMPISRGKDTGQNLEQKPRQTLDAQRPSAPAPQPTQSGDAGHGAQVRLLENVNGNWESQEGAEARKVYSRVVGSSHTSPTKARKKEADQVSIGSNKGRTKKIGPATEETEPLLDGKNCGSSDGANSTVTVKREKIPSSQSRGMKSEADQTQIGSNRQRVKKIGPQGADGEETEPLLEKGAERNGDPGGKSYVKKGHPQTKMSRDIKVESGSTFEGSTKGKARKAETEETEPLLEKGSNRISEEDDGTNSVIHVKEKKPVAFPQATELSTVAGRARNTASVGEETVSLLEDGHERACELNDDSIVEVKEKRPTAGPQSKVMRPEQTAAVGVKVKVKKTVSETEEKPLIDLESNLETQDKVNGSDPSPQAEGPSLLSESTEMKPEADQAPVDSATLKASSVSDPQNPDLPQTSSPTSAPETKDAKPPSESTTPGTQQSGARPKSTVKKTGGTKVKKVTKTGAKKTGTKKKVKTAAASGEKSDKVKENGSPTKDKQNSSPTQVRQEGSDEPESQQHLGKDNTISKDNSDVGEATQTCPPKDSQTSQGVHKDAEQNTEEENKGAESRQEGSPDKEPVEDSPVGSQAEKEGMEEAPSEEEERAPRRRNSLEAAQLTGSLLDF from the exons ATGCTGTTCTACCAGGTGTCTGATGATCCCCCAGGACAGGCAGCAGGCATGGCAGAGAAGTGCAAG ACATGTGGCTGTAACTGCGGAGGCCAGGG TGCCAAGTACCGTGAGCAGGCGGAGGAGATCAGGAAGAGGATGGTGTACTCCAGTCACAGGATTGAGGTGATGGAGTCCGAGTTCCTGGAGATCAGGGAGAACCTGGAGGATGAGCTGAACGACACAGCCGAGGAGCTGCAGTCGCTGAAGGACAAATTCTACAG GCTGGAAAGAAGCCATAAATCACTACAGAGGGTGAATCAGGACTTGGAAGAGAAGCTGCTCTCTATG GCTGCCCAGAGTGAGCGCACGAAGGCCTCCCTGAACAGAGACATCCTGGAGATGACAGAGAAACTGATGAACACCAGACTGGCTCTCAACCAGCTGGAGGAGTCAAAT GACCGCTATCGGAAGGAGTGTAACTTGGCAGCCCAGCTACTCCAGTGTAATCCTCATAACTTTGTCTCTCCAAAATTCAGCTCA CTTCCCCCTGAGCTGCAGGAGAGACTGCAGCAGCACATGGAGCAGGTCACCAAGAACCACAGGAAGGCCAAGGCCTCCCAGTCTGCCCCTGGTGCACCGGAGGACGCTGTCGTCCCCACTGCTGTGCTGGCAGAAGTGCTCCAGAAGCCACATCCG GTCCGCACAGTCCGTGGTGTGGGGGCACGTCGAGAGAAAATCCTGTTTGATGCCTGTGTACAGACCAACCCAGAGGACATTgatcagggacagggaaaagTGATAAAAGCAAAACCACTACGATTCACGGCATATGGTGTAGATATGGGAAACACAAGTCTTAGAGAGGATACCAAAACAACAGAAACTGGGAAACCCACAGGAGAGTGGCGGCCAATCAGGCTTACAGAAGGCCAGGCTGCTGCCAAAGAAACTCCCAAGGTCAGAGCCTTCATGCCCATATCAAGAGGAAAGGACACTGGACAGAACCTGGAGCAGAAACCCAGACAAACACTGGATGCTCAGAGGCCCTCTGCACCTGCTCCACAGCCTACCCAAAGTGGAGATGCTGGACATGGTGCACAGGTGCGACTCCTTGAGAACGTCAATGGAAACTGGGAATCACAGGAGGGAGCTGAGGCCAGAAAGGTTTACTCAAGGGTAGTGGGATCATCGCATACAAGTCCAACCAAAGCTAGAAAGAAGGAAGCAGACCAGGTTTCCATAGGAAGCAACAAAGGCAGGACAAAAAAGATAGGACCTGCTACAGAAGAAACAGAACCACTTCTAGATGGTAAGAACTGTGGGTCATCAGATGGAGCCAATTCAACAGTTACAGTCAAAAGAGAAAAGATCCCTTCTTCCCAGTCTAGAGGGATGAAGTCAGAAGCAGACCAGACACAAATAGGAAGCAATAGACAGAGAGTTAAGAAGATTGGTCCTCAAGGTGCAGATGGAGAAGAGACAGAACCACTGCTGGAAAAGGGTGCAGAAAGAAATGGTGACCCAGGTGGTAAAAGTTATGTTAAGAAAGGGCATCCTCAAACCAAGATGTCTAGAGACATAAAGGTAGAGTCAGGATCAACCTTTGAAGGTAGCACAAAAGGAAAGGCTAGGAAAGCTGAAACTGAAGAAACTGAGCCACTACTAGAAAAGGGTAGCAATAGAATCTCTGAAGAAGATGATGGTACCAATTCTGTTATTCATGTCAAAGAGAAAAAACCTGTGGCATTTCCTCAAGCAACAGAACTGAGCACTGTGGCAGGCAGAGCTAGGAATACTGCCTCTGTAGGAGAGGAAACTGTGTCGCTGCTGGAAGATGGCCACGAGAGAGCCTGTGAGCTGAATGATGACTCCATTGTTGAAGTCAAGGAGAAAAGACCAACGGCTGGTCCTCAGTCTAAAGTGATGAGACCAGAACAAACTGCTGCAGTGGGTGTCAAAGtcaaggtaaaaaaaactgtttctgaGACAGAAGAGAAGCCTctcattgaccttgaaagtaaCCTTGAAACACAGGACAAAGTCAATGGTAGTGACCCTTCTCCACAGGCTGAAGGCCCATCCTTGCTTTCAGAATCCACAGAGATGAAGCCAGAGGCAGATCAGGCACCTGTGGATAGTGCCACCCTGAAAGCTTCCTCTGTTTCTGACCCTCAAAACCCAGATCTTCCTCAGACAAGCAGTCCTACTTCTGCTCCTGAAACCAAAGATGCTAAACCACCTTCTGAGTCAACAACACCAGGTACACAACAATCTGGAGCCAGACCAAAGAGCACTGTTAAAAAGACAGGAGGAACTAAAGTGAAGAAAGTGACGAAAACTGGAGCCAAGAAAACTGGAACCAAGAAGAAGGTGAAAACGGCTGCAGCAAGTGGTGAGAAGTCAGACAAGGTTAAAGAGAATGGTAGTCCAACCAAGGACAAACAGAACAGTAGTCCAACCCAGGTAAGACAAGAGGGTTCAGATGAGCCTGAGTCACAGCAGCATCTTGGCAAGGACAACACCATCAGCAAAGACAACAGCGATGTTGGTGAGGCGACACAGACGTGTCCTCCTAAGGACTCTCAGACTTCTCAAGGAGTACACAAAGATGCGGAGCAAAATactgaagaagaaaacaaaggaGCTGAAAGCAGGCAAGAAGGAAGCCCAGATAAGGAACCAGTAGAAGATTCACCAGTGGGCAGCCAAGCTGAGAAGGAGGGAATGGAAGAAGCACCAAGTGAAGAAGAGGAGAGGGCACCTAGACGGCGTAATAGTCTGGAAGCTGCACAGCTCACAGGGAGTTTGCTGGACTTCTGA